In the Brassica oleracea var. oleracea cultivar TO1000 unplaced genomic scaffold, BOL UnpScaffold00853, whole genome shotgun sequence genome, one interval contains:
- the LOC106320227 gene encoding NAC domain-containing protein 69-like isoform X2 translates to MENNLVGYRFSPTGEELINHYLKNKILGKSWLVDHAISEVNICRYEPWFLPSLSKLESKDLVWYFFSPKEYTSAKKNVTKRTTPSGYWKATGVDRKIKDWRGNGVEIGIKKTLVYYEGRVPNGVWTPWVLHEYHITSLPLNQRTYVICQVMYKGDDGDSLYGNNSNEPSSSMVSDSNPVKFINTSPEVVQKGQEDGMSMYDLLIPLNQQVDLSPYDVFNPNKSFTDNSYYPQTPYGDDYWNRLLDYNGGNFEDVFRNQELTIQENQSNHRPKRPLTGIIVDDSCSDSDAESISATSYRGTSSPGDSDGSVDEILSLMKGSSKDILTSINGNTRESRFTRRTIPSKQEVKEGKSKANDDDASMDKKALSPIMKTEKKGWFITEEAIQRNHKNAPYIYFMNMIIGLILLVAVIGNII, encoded by the exons ATGGAGAATAATCTGGTGGGATATAGATTTAGTCCTACGGGGGAGGAACTGATCAACCATTACCTCAAGAACAAGATTCTTGGTAAGTCATGGCTCGTCGACCATGCCATTAGCGAGGTTAACATCTGTCGTTACGAACCATGGTTTTTGCCTT CATTATCGAAGCTTGAATCGAAGGATCTTGTATGGTACTTCTTCTCTCCCAAGGAGTACACGTCTGCGAAGAAGAATGTAACGAAGAGAACTACACCTTCTGGGTATTGGAAAGCTACTGGTGTTGATAGAAAAATCAAGGATTGGAGAGGAAATGGTGTTGAGATTGGTATTAAGAAGACGCTTGTGTACTATGAAGGTAGGGTTCCTAATGGAGTTTGGACTCCTTGGGTCTTGCACGAGTATCACATCACTTCCTTGCCTCTTAATCAG AGGACCTATGTTATATGCCAAGTAATGTACAAGGGTGATGACGGAGACAGTTTGTATGGTAATAACTCGAATGAACCAAGTAGCTCTATGGTGTCTGATTCCAATCCTGTCAAATTCATTAACACATCACCTGAG GTTGTGCAGAAAGGTCAAGAAGATGGTATGTCTATGTATGACTTATTAATCCCACTGAACCAACAAGTGGATCTCTCTCCTTATGATGTGTTCAATCCAAATAAGAGTTTCACAGACAACAGTTACTACCCACAAACTCCTTACGGTGATGATTATTGGAATCGGTTGCTGGATTATAACGGAGGGAATTTCGAAGATGTGTTTCGCAATCAAGAACTCACAATCCAAGAGAACCAAAGCAATCACAGGCCAAAGAGACCTTTGACAGGGATCATTGTTGATGATAGCTGCAGTGATAGCGATGCTGAATCCATATCTGCAACA AGTTACCGAGGAACATCAAGTCCAGGTGATAGCGATGGTAGTGTAGACGAGATTCTGTCGTTGATGAAAGGCTCTTCCAAAGATATACTAACTTCTATTAATGGAAATACCCGGGAGTCTCGTTTCACACGACGCACCATACCATCAAAACAAGAG GTGAAAGAAGGTAAGTCTAAAGCCAATGATGATGATGCATCCATGGACAAGAAGGCATTATCACCTATAATGAAGACAGAGAAGAAGGGCTGGTTTATTACAGAGGAAGCAATACAGAGAAACCACAAGAATGCACCGTATATCTATTTCATGAACATGATCATAGGACTCATCCTCTTGGTGGCTGTCATTGGCAACATCATATGA
- the LOC106320227 gene encoding NAC domain-containing protein 69-like isoform X1: MENNLVGYRFSPTGEELINHYLKNKILGKSWLVDHAISEVNICRYEPWFLPFAALSKLESKDLVWYFFSPKEYTSAKKNVTKRTTPSGYWKATGVDRKIKDWRGNGVEIGIKKTLVYYEGRVPNGVWTPWVLHEYHITSLPLNQRTYVICQVMYKGDDGDSLYGNNSNEPSSSMVSDSNPVKFINTSPEVVQKGQEDGMSMYDLLIPLNQQVDLSPYDVFNPNKSFTDNSYYPQTPYGDDYWNRLLDYNGGNFEDVFRNQELTIQENQSNHRPKRPLTGIIVDDSCSDSDAESISATSYRGTSSPGDSDGSVDEILSLMKGSSKDILTSINGNTRESRFTRRTIPSKQEVKEGKSKANDDDASMDKKALSPIMKTEKKGWFITEEAIQRNHKNAPYIYFMNMIIGLILLVAVIGNII, encoded by the exons ATGGAGAATAATCTGGTGGGATATAGATTTAGTCCTACGGGGGAGGAACTGATCAACCATTACCTCAAGAACAAGATTCTTGGTAAGTCATGGCTCGTCGACCATGCCATTAGCGAGGTTAACATCTGTCGTTACGAACCATGGTTTTTGCCTT TTGCAGCATTATCGAAGCTTGAATCGAAGGATCTTGTATGGTACTTCTTCTCTCCCAAGGAGTACACGTCTGCGAAGAAGAATGTAACGAAGAGAACTACACCTTCTGGGTATTGGAAAGCTACTGGTGTTGATAGAAAAATCAAGGATTGGAGAGGAAATGGTGTTGAGATTGGTATTAAGAAGACGCTTGTGTACTATGAAGGTAGGGTTCCTAATGGAGTTTGGACTCCTTGGGTCTTGCACGAGTATCACATCACTTCCTTGCCTCTTAATCAG AGGACCTATGTTATATGCCAAGTAATGTACAAGGGTGATGACGGAGACAGTTTGTATGGTAATAACTCGAATGAACCAAGTAGCTCTATGGTGTCTGATTCCAATCCTGTCAAATTCATTAACACATCACCTGAG GTTGTGCAGAAAGGTCAAGAAGATGGTATGTCTATGTATGACTTATTAATCCCACTGAACCAACAAGTGGATCTCTCTCCTTATGATGTGTTCAATCCAAATAAGAGTTTCACAGACAACAGTTACTACCCACAAACTCCTTACGGTGATGATTATTGGAATCGGTTGCTGGATTATAACGGAGGGAATTTCGAAGATGTGTTTCGCAATCAAGAACTCACAATCCAAGAGAACCAAAGCAATCACAGGCCAAAGAGACCTTTGACAGGGATCATTGTTGATGATAGCTGCAGTGATAGCGATGCTGAATCCATATCTGCAACA AGTTACCGAGGAACATCAAGTCCAGGTGATAGCGATGGTAGTGTAGACGAGATTCTGTCGTTGATGAAAGGCTCTTCCAAAGATATACTAACTTCTATTAATGGAAATACCCGGGAGTCTCGTTTCACACGACGCACCATACCATCAAAACAAGAG GTGAAAGAAGGTAAGTCTAAAGCCAATGATGATGATGCATCCATGGACAAGAAGGCATTATCACCTATAATGAAGACAGAGAAGAAGGGCTGGTTTATTACAGAGGAAGCAATACAGAGAAACCACAAGAATGCACCGTATATCTATTTCATGAACATGATCATAGGACTCATCCTCTTGGTGGCTGTCATTGGCAACATCATATGA
- the LOC106320227 gene encoding NAC domain-containing protein 69-like isoform X3 gives MENNLVGYRFSPTGEELINHYLKNKILALSKLESKDLVWYFFSPKEYTSAKKNVTKRTTPSGYWKATGVDRKIKDWRGNGVEIGIKKTLVYYEGRVPNGVWTPWVLHEYHITSLPLNQRTYVICQVMYKGDDGDSLYGNNSNEPSSSMVSDSNPVKFINTSPEVVQKGQEDGMSMYDLLIPLNQQVDLSPYDVFNPNKSFTDNSYYPQTPYGDDYWNRLLDYNGGNFEDVFRNQELTIQENQSNHRPKRPLTGIIVDDSCSDSDAESISATSYRGTSSPGDSDGSVDEILSLMKGSSKDILTSINGNTRESRFTRRTIPSKQEVKEGKSKANDDDASMDKKALSPIMKTEKKGWFITEEAIQRNHKNAPYIYFMNMIIGLILLVAVIGNII, from the exons ATGGAGAATAATCTGGTGGGATATAGATTTAGTCCTACGGGGGAGGAACTGATCAACCATTACCTCAAGAACAAGATTCTTG CATTATCGAAGCTTGAATCGAAGGATCTTGTATGGTACTTCTTCTCTCCCAAGGAGTACACGTCTGCGAAGAAGAATGTAACGAAGAGAACTACACCTTCTGGGTATTGGAAAGCTACTGGTGTTGATAGAAAAATCAAGGATTGGAGAGGAAATGGTGTTGAGATTGGTATTAAGAAGACGCTTGTGTACTATGAAGGTAGGGTTCCTAATGGAGTTTGGACTCCTTGGGTCTTGCACGAGTATCACATCACTTCCTTGCCTCTTAATCAG AGGACCTATGTTATATGCCAAGTAATGTACAAGGGTGATGACGGAGACAGTTTGTATGGTAATAACTCGAATGAACCAAGTAGCTCTATGGTGTCTGATTCCAATCCTGTCAAATTCATTAACACATCACCTGAG GTTGTGCAGAAAGGTCAAGAAGATGGTATGTCTATGTATGACTTATTAATCCCACTGAACCAACAAGTGGATCTCTCTCCTTATGATGTGTTCAATCCAAATAAGAGTTTCACAGACAACAGTTACTACCCACAAACTCCTTACGGTGATGATTATTGGAATCGGTTGCTGGATTATAACGGAGGGAATTTCGAAGATGTGTTTCGCAATCAAGAACTCACAATCCAAGAGAACCAAAGCAATCACAGGCCAAAGAGACCTTTGACAGGGATCATTGTTGATGATAGCTGCAGTGATAGCGATGCTGAATCCATATCTGCAACA AGTTACCGAGGAACATCAAGTCCAGGTGATAGCGATGGTAGTGTAGACGAGATTCTGTCGTTGATGAAAGGCTCTTCCAAAGATATACTAACTTCTATTAATGGAAATACCCGGGAGTCTCGTTTCACACGACGCACCATACCATCAAAACAAGAG GTGAAAGAAGGTAAGTCTAAAGCCAATGATGATGATGCATCCATGGACAAGAAGGCATTATCACCTATAATGAAGACAGAGAAGAAGGGCTGGTTTATTACAGAGGAAGCAATACAGAGAAACCACAAGAATGCACCGTATATCTATTTCATGAACATGATCATAGGACTCATCCTCTTGGTGGCTGTCATTGGCAACATCATATGA
- the LOC106320230 gene encoding uncharacterized protein LOC106320230, with product MVDQQIDDFIDSVVDVQANEPKRRVYIERDREQGHRQLWHDYFSENPTYPPEMFRRRFRMNKPLFLRIVDRLSNEVPYFQQRRNGHGRYGLSALQKSTSAIRMLAYGKAGDSYDEYLRLAASTALLCLDNFTEAIIQLFGDEYLRRHTPDDLRRLLDTGEARGFPGMIGSIDCMHWEWKNCPTAWRGQYTRGSGKPTIVLEVVASHDL from the coding sequence ATGGTCGACCAACAAATTGATGATTTCATCGACTCTGTTGTTGATGTTCAAGCCAACGAGCCGAAGAGACGAGTCTATATCGAAAGAGATCGGGAACAAGGACACAGACAACTATGGCACGACTATTTCAGTGAAAATCCTACATACCCACCCGAAATGTTTAGGcggcgttttcgaatgaacaagcctttgttccttcgcattgtcgatCGCCTAAGTAATGAAGTTCCATACTTTCAGCAACGAAGAAATGGTCACGGAAGGTACGGGCTATCTGCACTTCAAAAATCTACTTCAGCTATACGAATGTTGGCATATGGTAAAGCGGGAGATTCgtatgacgaatatctccgacttgcgGCAAGTACTGCACTTTTATGTTTGGATAATTTCACGGAAGCGATAATACaattatttggagatgagtatctaagaagacaTACACCGGATGATCTTCGACGATTACTCGACACTGGAGAGGCACGCGGGTTTCCGGGGATGATAggcagcatcgactgtatgcattgggagtggaaaaactgcccaacCGCTTGGAGAGGGCAGTACACACGTGGttcaggaaagccgacaattgtcttagaggTTGTGGCATCACATGATCTTTAG
- the LOC106320236 gene encoding B3 domain-containing transcription factor NGA4-like, whose translation MSTRASTHQEPAENGASGSDNNNNNNFNSAMREPMFEKVLTPSDVGKLNRLVIPKQHAENYFPLEDNQTGTLLDFQDKNGKMWRFRYSYWNSSQSYVMTKGWSRFVKEKKLNNGDTVSFHRGYVPNDNEPEQRRNILFIDWRNRSDTNLLHNINHHHHPILGPPPYPTASYYPVTEYSMPHYGRFPSLYHNQFLGYGYGPYGKTVTGGRYYAGSPLDHHHRWNLGRSEPFVYDSCPVFPTTSLTSSLAMLPSSSPSQPPQEGTAKKLRLFGFDVEESSSSGEARAEIGVAGHSSSSPVVIRDNESSWRSPRGEMGGLSSSVVNLSDDEDYKRKGKSLEF comes from the coding sequence ATGTCAACGAGGGCGAGCACTCACCAAGAACCAGCAGAGAACGGAGCTAGTGGttcagacaacaacaacaacaacaacttcaaCTCGGCGATGAGAGAGCCCATGTTCGAGAAAGTGCTTACACCAAGCGACGTCGGGAAACTAAACCGGCTCGTGATTCCAAAGCAACATGCAGAGAATTACTTCCCGTTAGAGGACAATCAAACCGGCACGCTGTTGGATTTCCAAGACAAAAACGGCAAGATGTGGAGGTTCCGTTACTCGTATTGGAACAGTAGCCAGAGCTACGTGATGACCAAAGGATGGAGCCGTTTTGTCAAAGAGAAGAAACTCAACAACGGAGACACCGTCTCGTTCCACCGTGGCTACGTGCCCAACGACAACGAACCGGAGCAACGAAGGAACATATTGTTCATCGACTGGAGGAATAGATCAGACACAAATCTCTTACACAACATTAATCATCATCACCACCCGATCTTGGGGCCTCCTCCTTATCCAACGGCTAGTTATTATCCTGTGACAGAATATTCCATGCCGCATTACGGGAGGTTTCCATCTTTATATCATAACCAGTTTTTAGGGTATGGTTATGGACCTTATGGTAAAACTGTTACTGGAGGGCGTTACTACGCGGGATCACCATTGGATCATCATCATCGGTGGAATCTTGGTAGATCTGAGCCGTTCGTTTATGACTCCTGTCCTGTTTTTCCAACGACGAGTTTGACTTCGTCCTTGGCGATGTTGccgtcttcttctccttctcagcCGCCGCAGGAGGGCACGGCCAAGAAGCTAAGGCTGTTTGGGTTCGACGTAGAGGAGTCTTCTTCTTCAGGGGAGGCACGTGCCGAAATTGGTGTTGCTGGGCactcttcatcttctccggTTGTGATTAGAGATAATGAATCATCATGGAGGTCGCCACGTGGAGAAATGGGTGGATTGTCTTCTTCGGTTGTGAACTTAAGCGATGACGAAGACTACAAAAGGAAAGGGAAGTCTTTAGAATTTTAG
- the LOC106320231 gene encoding uncharacterized mitochondrial protein AtMg00810-like, with protein MEACNTTQIPMEASLKISKAEDEREIDATEFRRIIGCLRYLLHTRPDLCYAVGVLSRYMHNPRDSHGQTIKHILRSVKGTTNFGLFFKRDGPRSVVGYSDNSHNIDLDDGRSTSGHAFYTVHH; from the coding sequence ATGGAAGCGTGTAACACAACTCAAATTCCAATGGAGGCGAGTTTGAAGATCTCAAAAGCTGAAGATGAACGAGAGATAGATGCTACCGAGTTCAGAAGAATCATAGGATGTTTGAGGTATCTGCTTCACACAAGACCCGACCTGTGTTACGCAGTAGGTGTTCTTAGCAGATACATGCACAATCCGAGAGACTCTCACGGACAAACCATCAAACACATATTGCGGTCTGTGAAAGGAACAACAAACTTTGGTTTGTTCTTCAAGAGAGATGGGCCAAGGAGTGTCGTTGGTTATAGTGACAACAGTCACAACATTGATCTCGATGATGGGAGGAGCACGTCAGGACATGCATTCTATACGGTTCATCACTAA